The proteins below come from a single Zea mays cultivar B73 chromosome 8, Zm-B73-REFERENCE-NAM-5.0, whole genome shotgun sequence genomic window:
- the LOC100194227 gene encoding uncharacterized LOC100194227 has protein sequence MASSQCCDNPPALNPACGKGKVVDSFGGLKAYVAGPEDSKAAVVLVADVFGFEAPILRNIADKVASSGYFVVVPDFFHGDPYVPENAEKLIPVWLKSHTPEKGFEEAKPVIAALKEKGVSAVGAAGYCWGAKVVVELAKANELLQAAVLFFFSNITPEVKCSISILGAEMDVRSPPELVKQFEQALSVNSGVGHFVKVFPGVAHGWSVRYSLDDAAAVKSAEEAFADMLDWFNKNLK, from the exons ATGGCGAGCTCTCAGTGCTGCGATAACCCGCCAGCCCTGAACCCGGCCTGCGGGAAGGGCAAGGTCGTCGACAGCTTCGGCGGGCTCAAGGCCTACGTCGCCGGCCCCGAGGACTCCAAGGCCGCCGTCGTCCTCGTTGCCGACGTCTTCG GATTCGAAGCGCCGATTCTGAG GAACATAGCCGACAAAGTTGCTTCGTCAGGGTACTTTGTTGTGGTACCAGATTTCTTTCATGGGGATCCTTATGTACCTGAGAATGCTGAGAAGCTCATACCTGTGTGGCTGAAGTCACATACTCCG GAAAAAGGGTTTGAAGAGGCAAAACCAGTTATCGCGGCTCTAAAGGAGAAGGGAGTGTCTGCCGTTGGAGCTGCAGGGTATTGCTGGGGTG CAAAGGTCGTTGTGGAGTTGGCAAAAGCAAATGAGCTCCTCCAGGCTGCTGTACTATTTTTTTTTTCCAATATAACACCAGAGGTCAAATGCTCAATCTCTATACTTGGAGCTGAGATGGATGTGAGGTCCCCACCAGAGTTAGTCAAGCAATTCGAGCAAGCCCTTTCTGTGAACTCAGGG GTTGGTCACTTCGTCAAGGTCTTCCCTGGCGTGGCGCATGGGTGGAGCGTGAGATACAGCCTCGATGATGCAGCTGCCGTGAAGAGCGCTGAGGAAGCCTTTGCGGACATGCTCGACTGGTTCAACAAGAACCTAAAATGA